One window of the Macrobrachium nipponense isolate FS-2020 chromosome 22, ASM1510439v2, whole genome shotgun sequence genome contains the following:
- the LOC135198853 gene encoding balbiani ring protein 2-like: MKPIRHPHSKPSKPIRHTHSKPNRNSHSKPNRNSHSKPSKHIRHTHSKPNRNSHSKPIRHYHSKLPEHIRHTHSKPIIHPHSKPSKPIRHTHSKPNWNSHSKPIWHYHLKPIRHPHSKPSKRIRHTHSKLIWHSHSNPMRQSHSYSRLFPPATDG; encoded by the coding sequence ATGAAGCCTATTAGACATCCCCATTCGAAGCCTTCAAAGCCTATTAGGCATACCCATTCGAAGCCTAATAGGAATTCCCATTCGAAGCCTAATAGGAATTCCCATTCGAAGCCCTCAAAGCATATTAGGCATACCCATTCGAAGCCTAATAGGAATTCCCATTCGAAACCTATTAGGCATTACCATTCTAAGCTCCCAGAGCATATTAGGCATACCCATTCGAAGCCTATTATACATCCCCATTCAAAGCCCTCAAAGCCTATTAGGCATACCCATTCGAAGCCTAATTGGAATTCCCATTCGAAGCCTATTTGGCATTACCATTTGAAGCCTATTAGACATCCCCATTCGAAGCCCTCAAAACGTATTAGGCATACCCATTCGAAGCTTATTTGGCATTCCCATTCGAATCCTATGAGACAGTCCCACTCGTACTCTCGTCTTTTCCCACCTGCAACTGACGGCTAG